The region ctaccaataggtgccttcCTTAGCGAGGCATTGGAACACCTCCCTggtatttgtggttgaatctgtttgaaattcactgctcaactaagttacagacaattgtatgtgtagggtacagagatgatgtagtcattcaaaaatcatgttaaaccctATTATTGCACACAATAGTGTGACTTAAGCTCATTTTTACCCCTGAACTTATtttggcttgccataacaaatgggttgaatactaaccctaaccctttttgAAAGAACTGTAGATTTCAATACAGGCTGGGGTTTACAATCAATGATAGTATGCCACCTCACTTTGTTGCCGAGGAATGTCATTCAACGCCGTTGAGTTCTCAAGCATACCCACATAGTATAATGTAACTGTATTTTTACATTTTGTGTCTGTATGATTGACTTCATAATGAAGAGATAATGTAGGTTGATTATTTCACTGAAAGTCTAAGGTGTTGGGGGgtggggttctactaagctactGTGACATATGgcattgttttaagatggtcataccatggatgaTTTAGCTCTTGGTTTTAacattttaggacccctttagatAAACAGAAAATATGACATTATTTGATAAAagtattgaatttggcctttactactatagcccatagaaatgcattgaataacacattcatgaaCGGCAAAAAAAGATAGTCAAAATTATTCTAAAAAGGAATAACGTTTTGAAGTATCTGTCCCATATCCAGAagcggtgtgtgggtaaaatcactgtgGAAGCCAAAAAAAGTCATATTACAACCAATGTTatgtgataattgcattgtttgctctataacctgttcaTTGATTTGCCTTGCGACcgtgatacagtatatagtcagtcCTAAAGGCTGAGaaaataagaagacacagtggcagaataaattcaatcacacctttgttttatcacaaaaccGGATAGCAACCTCTGTCCGGTTTAGTCAACAAAGCATATTGCAAGTAACAAACagtacatgacctacagcatggtcttCTTGACAGCATGGTCTTCTTGACAGCATGGTCTTCTTGACAGCATGGTCTTCTTGACAGCATGGTCTTCTTGACAGCATGGTCTTCTTGACAGCATGGTCTTCTTGACAGCATGGTCTTCTTGACAGCATGGTCTTCTTGACAGCATGGTCTTCTTGACAGCATGGTCTTCTTGACAGCATGGTCTTCTTGACAGCATGGTCTTCTTGACAGCATGGTCTTCTTGACAGCATGGTCTTCTTGACAGCATGGTCTTCTTGACAGCATGGTCTTCTTGACAGCATGGTCTTCTTGACAGCATGGTCAAGAAAGTTCATGTTTCCGCCATTTtcggaccactaaacaactattgatttcgaaccacagagagttacagCAAGTTACAAAGGAAACAAGAACTgtctccactattccagcaccatttcaacttcaaatcaaacatcaaatcacctctgcttagtctaatacagtgacaactaaaagataccaaaaacaattaagTCCAATCTACATAaactaaatatgatgtggctgtccacggttctgatttctgtgtgtgcgCGTTTGTGCAAGTAGAGAAATATGCtgatgccatcctcctctctttcatgttgatgaAACGGTTTATCACTCTGTCATAAAGTACACACTTTTATTCTTTGTTGTCCAAGGCTACCTGTCTAAAATACTTGCTAGCTAGCTGAACTTCCATTCAAGGATTGGTATACTCAGTTATCACCATCACCAGCTGGGTGTTCTGTGTGCAAGGAGTTTAATAttcatttaaataaaataaataaaaaaaatctatatcTACATCtatagctacatattgaacttccatcctcttaGGTCAGGGGCAgaaaatgtatgaattaatggttggatcagaaacacccttataatcattggccagtacggagaaaTAAGTAAAATCACAAGTCAAAATcgctatctccatccatggctaatttaggaaagggaccattttagctagctagccaccagcggacaacacaatgagatgcaacaaTTGAAGTTGATTCTGTCAATGACGAATGCTCTATTCAATGCAATGGCCTGTATCAATGTCATACtcgtttggaccagacagcattagatagatggcctacacatagagagagagcggggtgCTGTTTTGCTCACTCTGATGCTTTTCTCTCTTTCGCCTCTTTcgaattgaaggaaaatgatGAAACACAGAGAGGTGAAAGCTACATTTGATATGTTTTTGCTAAATGTTCTTGGTACATTTTTTgtgggaagcctggcttcccttggcatccatgaatacacacgactgcctatatctaggagatataagaaagctcaggaaatattttGGGTTACGTTTCATAGATTGGGTGCATCAATATACTCTTAAGGATTCAATATTTTTGTTCACATATTTAATTTGAATATGACCCAAAAAGCCTTTCACCGTAAATTATATAACTGAAAGCTTACTACTCCAAAGGATGAAAAGGCATTTTCTTAGATTAGTTTAGATTAGAGTTATCTACTATATTTAATTTGACTTGATATACGATCCTTGATTATTGTTATGAGTTATCTTGAGTGACACACCCCATTTTCTATTGTAGATTGCTTTGGTATCGAAGAACAAGCTATACAATAGTCCCACCCATACTGTAGGTACTGTGCATCAGGAGCatagaaaaacaaaaataaataaaaataatctgtAAGTGAAGCATTCTGGTTCAAGTTTATACACCCACCACTTTATGTTAACTGATGATCAATGTGCATATGTCTCTattgtagacatactgtagagcaATGAAAGACAAGATTACTtgctatatatatacacacacatatacatatatacacacacacacacatacatacattgtttatatatattatatatacacatatacatatgaacacacacacacacacacatacatacatacatatacacatattttTATAGTACGTGCAACAAAATCAAACAAGTATTATGGGACAGATGATTACTTCAATTTTTGGACAGACTTTAACTTTAAGTGGCTATGACTTTCATTAACAGGCTGGCACTATCTGAAAGGGGGTGTCACATTTGAATGCATTTTGTATGGAATTAATGTAATGTGATTACACCCCCCAAAAATAAGGTAATACAATGGAAGTAATGGACAGTAATTCCAAATAAACatctgaaaaaatatataatatgacagTAAAAGTACAAACTCGACAAGGACAAAGATTAAACCCCCTGTCACAGGCGTcgtaagaagtggaccaaagtgcatTGTGGTGAGCATACATATCCCTTTTGTTTATAGAAATACAGCCAaggaaacgaccgtgaagcttaactTCGGCTAAAATGCCTctaacaaagttaactacccacactgaaaggagggggGAAAAAAGGACTACCTTAGTATGATTcccaatgatagacagctgtccctgattgagaaccatacccggccaaaacatagaaataaagaaacatagaaaacaaaacatagaatgcccaccccacatcacaccctgacctaaccaaatagagaaataaaacagctCTCTAACAGCTCTTTTTCAAATACATTTAATACACCGGCATAAATATTAACAAAATCCAAATGGACATCAAACAGTAATGGAAGCtaaaactagctagctgggatgAAATGGCAGGCTAGCTAGCACCTAGCACTAAgctagctagcaggctagcagttaGAAATTAGCATGCAGCTATTAGATatagattaaataaaaaattacaTTCTAAAATACACAGTGTTCATATGTACACATGCAAAAACACTCAATATGAGCCCTTGTTTGTAAACATATTTACCATTTAAGAGACCCGAAAAGTATCAAATATTTGTTTTAAATCATCTGAGATGCCAACATGTTACCATTGACTTTCATTCAAAAGtgatttagctagctagttacttaGCCTCGCTATGCTCATGTTCATGGAAAAAAATCTAATTTGTTTTTCACTTGGTCAAAACAATTAAATCATCAAAATGACCCAAAAAGTCATTACAATTCAGTTAAAAAATGTCTCTCTAGATTTTGAAAACGTAACCATGCATACAAACCGGAACACAGGATATTAAAAATAAGGAGACACCGCTAGCTAATTAGCTTCACGGTTCTTTTCACCGGGCTACTTTCAACAGCCACGGACCAAAGTATGAAGAGAGCATGCGCCTGCAGCAAAAACACTCCGAATGCCTCCTCCTCGTGGTAGCACTAAATATACGTGTATCAATGCAACACTATGGAGGGGAAAAAATGAAGTGGATGGCACGATAATTAATTTTTATGCACTTGAATTAGTTCTTAATTAAAGTAGAATGGCATTACATAATTTGCAAATCCCCCATGTGGAAAAATTTCTACTGCAACATGTTAACACCACTTTTTCACATGGGAGGAGAATAACGCTATTTCAGACCCATATGTGACCTTGCAATTACACAATGTGAATGATTCTTACATGGGAAACTGCAAATTTGAATGTTTTTTACATGTAAACTTGCAACTCATGGGAGGAGAAAACACGTTATTCTCCTCACATGTGAAAGGTGGTGTTAACTtgttaactctaaatgtaatACATGTGAACATATAGATTCACATGAGAAAGTTTCAGCTTAACATGTGAAAAAAGCTATTTCACAATTTGTAAGAGATATTAGTACAGTATGAAGTTCCAAAGGCTTCACGTTCATCCAAAATAGTTGTTGACAAACAGCGGTTTTGTGAAGTATAAACACAGGGCTCTTCAATAAGATTCTCAGCTCCTCTATAGGATATGTTAAAAGGATATGTAATTACACTTGACCTTTCAGTGTCACAGCAGATGACCTGACAGATGAACGTTGGCACGGTGGGCTGAATTACATTTCATGGTACAAATCTGATTACACAAAAACCTGTCAACCAAAAGATTGGTGATGCATGGCAGGAAATGCagaacaatacagtacaatattgTTGCTTATGTTACTTGAGTGGTGATGAAAATGACATTCAACTAAATTTAAACAATACCGTTACagcaattgtgtgtgtgttacaggaaATAACTTTAAATTAGTTATTTCCTCAGGGTTAAAACATTTGCATAGTTTGCATAACAGTTGGCTAAGACAGAGCAAATCTTATATTGTCACAACTATGGACCTTAATATGTGAACTTAATGGGTTATTGTATATAAAATATACTTAAAAGGGGCATAAGTTTGCCCTGTTTTACAATATTTGTTGAAAGGCAATCAGACATTTGTATAAACTTTTGAATCAGCCTGGGAGAAAGAGGTTCCTCTACTCCTTGAAGAGCGTTCCTCCTCATCAAAAGCATTTTCAATCTTAGAAAGGAAAGAGTTAAAGAATTTCTGCTTGAAGTCTTTGCCCATGAATGCATACAGAAATGGGTTCAGGCAACTGTTTGCACTAGCCAGAGTTGCAGATATACTTAGCCCTTCATGAATAACAGTTAGAGAAGTTTGATCACTGGCTTTAAGTTCCAGAAGGATGAAGACATGGTATGGAAGCCAGCTGATGAAAAACATGGCTATCAGTGCAGTCAGGACCTTGAAGGCTTTGGAGGACCTGGTCATCCTGTTGGTCCTCAGTCGCAGGATGAGGACAGAGTAGCAGAAGATGATGATGAGGACCGGGAGCAAAAAGCCACTGATAAATCGACTGACAGCTACAGTTATGTGACTGTTAAGGTGTGGGTATTGATTAAAGCACTTTATGCCATCTGGGGATACCTGACGAAACACTGTGGAGGGAATGCTCAGTGCAACAGAGACGGCCCAGGCAAAAACCACAACTGCAGAGGCCCTCCTCACGGTTCGCTGGTTCTGGGCCCAAACTGGGAATACGACAAGTAGATAACGGTCAACACTGATGACGACCAGGAGGAAGATGCTACTGAACATGTTGAGGAACATCACAAAAGAGGTGAACTTGCACATGAAGAGCCCAAAGATCCAGTCCTTTGTTACCATGTGGATTATGTTGAAGGGGAGACAGGCACAGAATATGAAGTCAGAGATGGCCAGGCTGAGGTACCAGGTGGTGTTGACCGTCTTTTTCACCTTGAGACCAGCTATCCAGATGACCACCCCATTCCCACAAACCCCCAGCAGTAAGATGACCACATTGACCACAAGGAGTATGTAGTCCGATGGTGAACTGGGTGATGTATCCGGTGGTTGGCCAAATGAGGACTGAGTTGGAGGGGCTTTGCTATCATCATAATTATAATCATCAATCGTTGGAATTGTTTCTAATGTCACTGCTGCCATGGCTCTCTCGTTCTGTCCAAACACAAGTATAAAAATCAGCTACATCAGAGAAAACAAACAGCAGGACCATTGAATATCATTTCATTCAATACattaatttaattaattaattaaagaTTTGAGTTTGAAATGTCAGTATTTAGAATGTTATTGAAAAGCTTATGCTGTGTCAACTCAgaacattttgttaagttaacTAAGTGATAAAATATTAATTGCATTGTAATATATTCATACCATTTTATGTCCGTGaggtaaaacaaataaaaaaacacagtGCCATTAAATAGCACACTATGTCATGAAAATCTCTCATTGACACAAATGCATGATTTACTTGAAGATACAAGTTATCTGCACTTTGTTTTAAGCTATGCTTTTATAATTACCTATTTTAGGAGTTCCTTTATAATTTATTTAAATTCAGGAACTGAAATTGACATGCAATTTCAAAACTTGAATGAAGCGAAAATAAACCTCAACTTAAATTGCAGCTTCCACCTAAACCTGGTCAGGCACAGCATCCATAATATAACACTGACTTTGGCCCTTTGGATATTGCAGAGGCTGCAGCTTCATATATTCTGAATCTCGTTTTGTAACTCTTGATAAACTAATGTAATTACACTCACTTTTCAAAAACACTGTTCACCCTGGATTCACACAGCTTGAAATAATACTTTTCAAATGTTTGTTCATGTTTTGAAAATAACTTTTTAGTTATCGGATTTGATTATTTATTAATTTTTTTACTTTGGTGTGTCCAACACAAAGATGGTTGGACACAATTTGTTTCTGTCACAGCTACAGATATTTATGACTTTTAATTATATAAATAAAAAA is a window of Oncorhynchus keta strain PuntledgeMale-10-30-2019 chromosome 25, Oket_V2, whole genome shotgun sequence DNA encoding:
- the LOC118358403 gene encoding C3a anaphylatoxin chemotactic receptor-like; translation: MAAVTLETIPTIDDYNYDDSKAPPTQSSFGQPPDTSPSSPSDYILLVVNVVILLLGVCGNGVVIWIAGLKVKKTVNTTWYLSLAISDFIFCACLPFNIIHMVTKDWIFGLFMCKFTSFVMFLNMFSSIFLLVVISVDRYLLVVFPVWAQNQRTVRRASAVVVFAWAVSVALSIPSTVFRQVSPDGIKCFNQYPHLNSHITVAVSRFISGFLLPVLIIIFCYSVLILRLRTNRMTRSSKAFKVLTALIAMFFISWLPYHVFILLELKASDQTSLTVIHEGLSISATLASANSCLNPFLYAFMGKDFKQKFFNSFLSKIENAFDEEERSSRSRGTSFSQADSKVYTNV